The Glycine soja cultivar W05 chromosome 6, ASM419377v2, whole genome shotgun sequence genome has a window encoding:
- the LOC114416829 gene encoding pentatricopeptide repeat-containing protein At4g20740-like, with the protein MNESPTSIAILLLNREVLFQPNFEILNPKLKMPPQVPKPTKPRNCGPPFTIPKPTNKFYFFYGHRNPSQNRPTVRGGLFSNRQTLNPNPSQPKPTTKPFNIKNWDPHFLSNPNSNPSPSTLSSASLRLSPIARFIVDAFRRNDNKWCPNVAAELSKLRRITPNLVAEVLKVQTNHTLASKFFHWAGSQRGYHHNFASYNALAYCLNRHHQFRVADQLPELMESQGKPPSEKQFEILIRMHSDANRGLRVYHVYEKMRNKFGVKPRVFLYNRVMDALVRTGHLDLALSVYDDLKEDGLVEESVTFMVLVKGLCKCGRIDEMLEVLGRMRERLCKPDVFAYTALVKILVPAGNLDACLRVWEEMKRDRVVPDVKAYATMIVGLAKGGRVQEGYELFREMKGKGCLVDRVIYGALVEAFVAEGKVGLAFDLLKDLVSSGYRADLGIYICLIEGLCNLNRVQKAYKLFQLTVREGLEPDFLTVKPLLVAYAEANRMEEFCKLLEQMQKLGFPVIADLSKFFSVLVEKKGPIMALETFGQLKEKGHVSVEIYNIFMDSLHKIGEVKKALSLFDEMKGLSLKPDSFTYCTAILCLVDLGEIKEACACHNRIIEMSCIPSVAAYSSLTKGLCQIGEIDEAMLLVHDCLGNVSDGPLEFKYSLTIIHACKSNVAEKVIDVLNEMIEQGCSIDNVIYCSIISGMCKHGTIEEARKVFSNLRERNFLTESNTIVYDELLIDHMKKKTADLVLSSLKFFGLESKLKAKGCKLLPS; encoded by the coding sequence ATGAATGAATCTCCCACTTCTATAGCTATCCTTCTGCTGAACCGCGAAGTGCTATTCCAACCTAACTTTGAAATCCTAAATCCTAAACTAAAAATGCCTCCACAGGTTCCAAAGCCAACCAAACCAAGGAATTGCGGCCCTCCGTTTACCATCCCCAAACCCACCAACAAGTTCTACTTCTTCTACGGCCACCGCAACCCCTCCCAGAACCGCCCCACCGTCCGCGGCGGCCTCTTCTCCAACCgacaaaccctaaaccctaacccttcccAACCCAAACCCACCACCAAACCCTTCAACATCAAAAACTGGGACCCTCACTTCCTCTCCAACCCAAACTCAAACCCCTCCCCATCAACCCTCTCCTCCGCCTCCCTACGCCTCTCCCCGATCGCGCGCTTCATCGTCGATGCCTTCCGCAGAAACGACAACAAGTGGTGCCCCAACGTCGCCGCCGAACTCAGCAAGCTCCGCAGGATAACCCCCAATCTGGTCGCCGAGGTTCTCAAAGTTCAAACAAATCACACCCTCGCTTCCAAATTCTTCCACTGGGCCGGCAGCCAGAGAGGCTACCATCACAATTTCGCTTCCTACAATGCCCTCGCCTACTGCCTGAACCGCCACCACCAGTTCCGCGTCGCGGATCAGCTCCCGGAGCTCATGGAGTCCCAGGGCAAGCCCCCCAGCGAGAAGCAGTTCGAGATTTTGATTCGTATGCATAGTGATGCCAATAGAGGGCTTAGAGTTTATCATGTGTATGAGAAGATGAGAAACAAGTTTGGGGTGAAGCCGAGGGTGTTTTTGTATAACAGGGTTATGGATGCGTTGGTTAGGACGGGTCATTTGGACTTGGCGTTGTCAGTTTATGATGATCTTAAGGAGGATGGGCTGGTTGAGGAGAGTGTGACCTTCATGGTGCTGGTGAAGGGGCTGTGTAAGTGTGGGAGGATTGATGAGATGCTGGAGGTTTTGGGGAGGATGAGGGAGAGGTTGTGTAAGCCGGATGTGTTTGCATACACGGCGCTGGTGAAGATTCTGGTGCCTGCAGGGAATCTGGATGCGTGTTTGAGGGTTTGGGAGGAGATGAAGAGGGACCGGGTGGTGCCGGATGTGAAGGCATATGCTACCATGATTGTGGGGCTGGCAAAAGGGGGGAGGGTTCAGGAGGGGTATGAGTTGTTCAGGGAGATGAAGGGGAAGGGTTGTTTGGTGGATAGGGTGATATATGGAGCGCTGGTTGAGGCGTTTGTGGCTGAGGGTAAGGTTGGATTGGCTTTTGATTTGTTGAAGGATTTGGTGAGCTCCGGGTATAGGGCTGATTTGGGGATTTATATTTGCCTTATTGAAGGTTTGTGCAATTTGAATAGGGTTCAGAAGGCATACAAGCTTTTCCAATTGACTGTTCGGGAGGGCCTTGAGCCAGACTTCTTAACGGTGAAACCGTTGTTGGTTGCATATGCTGAAGCGAATAGAATGGAAGAATTTTGCAAGTTGCTTGAGCAGATGCAGAAGTTGGGTTTTCCTGTTATTGCTGATCTCTCCAAATTCTTCTCTGTTTTGGTGGAGAAGAAGGGACCGATAATGGCATTAGAGACATTTGGCCAATTGAAAGAAAAGGGTCATGTTAGtgttgaaatatataatatttttatggatTCTCTTCACAAGATTGGTGAGGTGAAGAAAGCGTTATCactatttgatgaaatgaaagGCTTAAGCTTGAAACCTGACTCATTTACGTATTGTACTGCGATTCTGTGCCTTGTTGACCTTGGAGAAATTAAAGAGGCATGTGCATGTCATAATAGGATCATTGAGATGTCTTGCATTCCTTCAGTTGCAGCTTATAGTAGCCTCACTAAAGGGCTTTGCCAAATTGGAGAGATTGACGAAGCCATGTTGCTTGTTCACGATTGTTTGGGCAATGTTAGTGATGGACCATTGGAGTTTAAGTATAGTCTTACCATCATTCATGCATGTAAATCAAATGTTGCTGAGAAGGTGATTGATGTATTAAATGAGATGATAGAACAAGGTTGCTCTATAGACAATGTCATTTATTGTTCAATCATCTCTGGCATGTGTAAGCATGGAACAATTGAAGAGGCCAGGAAGGTTTTCTCAAATTTGAGGGAGCGCAACTTCTTGACAGAATCCAACACAATTGTGTATGATGAATTACTAATTGATCATATGAAGAAAAAGACAGCTGACTTGGTGCTATCAAGTTTGAAGTTCTTTGGTCTAGAATCTAAATTAAAAGCAAAGGGCTGTAAGCTGTTGCCaagttga
- the LOC114416830 gene encoding uncharacterized protein LOC114416830 isoform X3 produces MVELAKESTTMRRVLDPMFVYFDSRQHWAPQKGLAMIILSRMAYFMENSGNQRLILASVIHHLDHKNVMNDPQLKTCVIQVATSLAMQIRSESGLAEIGFVGVLCRHLRKSLQASSEFVGEQELNLNISLQNSIDDCLLEIANGVIDAQPLFDLMAINLENIPSGVVGRATIGSLIILARAVTLALSHLHSQQGFPEALLVQLLKVMLHSDEEARVGAHLIFSILLFPSSFHTNEISSLRSRYLGQHNKRHSHAPSVSASASITALLEKLRRNRNTKAENHVNIVHDQERDIVAEDWKQGCGLKNSPNFYKLTSIIDKATGSPSLTDTEPYVMKLTEDQMAQLLSAFWIQANLPDNLPSNIEAVAHSFILTLIVLRIKVSSSRITGSVGVKKASKGDTIFFYNARNSPGQYDLSRINHLHSSFVPEDVPDAASEKDLGNEFFKQKKFKEARDCYSRSIALSPTAVAYANRAMANIKLRRFQEAEDDCTEALNLDDRYIKAYSRRATARKELGKIKESMDDAEFALRLEPNNQEIKKQYADAKSFYEKDILQKASGVLRSTVQGTQKVGKSEEKVNGDSIHPISRSTQKSGLAEVHHHKKRNKSQKQASITRR; encoded by the exons ATGGTTGAATTAGCCAAGGAAAGCACAACTATGCGTCGTGTGCTGGATCCAATGTTTGTCTACTTTGATTCTAGACAACATTGGGCTCCTCAGAAAGGGTTAGCAATGATAATTTTATCAAGGATGGCCTACTTCATGGAGAACTCAG GGAATCAGCGCTTAATTCTAGCTTCTGTGATACATCATCTGGACCACAAAAATGTCATGAATGATCCTCAACTTAAGACCTGTGTTATTCAGGTTGCCACATCTTTGGCTATGCAAATTAGATCTGAGAGTGGCTTGGCAGAGATTGGTTTTGTTGGTGTCCTTTGCAGACATCTTAGGAAAAGCCTTCAAGCCTCTAGTGAATTTGTTGGAGAGCAAGAATTGAACTTAAATATCTCACTTCAAAATTCCATTGACGATTGCTTACTAGAAATTGCCAATGGG GTAATTGATGCCCAGCCACTTTTTGACTTGATGGCGATAAACCTAGAAAATATTCCATCCGGTGTTGTTGGTAGAGCAACCATTGGATCTCTGATCATCCTTGCTCGTGCAGTCACTTTAGCATTAAGTCACTTACATTCACAGCAG GGATTTCCTGAAGCTCTTCTTGTGCAACTCCTAAAAGTAATGTTGCATTCAGATGAGGAGGCTCGTGTCGGAGCACACCTTatattttccattcttctttttccAAGTTCCTTCCATACGAATGAGATTTCCTCTCTGCGGTCCAGGTATCTAGGTCAACACAACAAAAGGCATTCTCATGCTCCATCTGTGTCTGCATCTGCTTCAATTACAGCTTTACTTGAAAAGCTCCGCAGAAACAGAAACACCAAGGCAGAAAATCATGTGAATATTGTTCATGATCAAGAAAGGGATATTGTGGCAGAAGACTGGAAGCAGGGCTGTGGCTTAAAGAATTCTCCTAACTTTTACAAACTCACTTCTATCATTGATAAGGCTACAGGATCACCAAGTTTGACTGACACA GAGCCATATGTTATGAAACTAACTGAAGATCAAATGGCCCAGCTTCTTTCTGCCTTTTGGATTCAAGCCAATCTTCCTGATAATTTACCTTCAAATATTGAAGCTGTAGCTCATTCATTCATATTGACACTAATTGTCTTACGCATAAAG GTTTCATCTTCTCGAATTACGGGATCTGTGGGTGTGAAGAAGGCATCAAAAGGagataccatttttttttataatgcaaGAAATTCTCCAGGGCAGTATGATTTATCAAGAATTAATCATTTGCATAGTAGTTTTGTTCCTGAAGATGTTCCTGATGCTGCTTCCGAGAAAGATCTG GGTAACGAGTTTTTCAAGCAGAAAAAGTTTAAGGAAGCTAGAGACTGCTATTCAAGGAGCATTGCCTTATCACCAACAGCTGTAGCATATGCAAATAGGGCAATGGCCAATATCAAGCTCAGAAG ATTCCAAGAGGCTGAGGATGACTGCACAGAGGCCTTAAATCTTGATGATCGTTACATAAAAGCATACTCACGAAGAGCAACAGCTAGAAAAGAACttggaaaaattaaagaatcaatGGACG ATGCTGAATTTGCCTTGAGGTTGGAACCAAACAATCAAGAAATCAAGAAACAGTATGCTGATGCTAAGTCTTTCTATGAGAAA GATATTCTTCAGAAAGCATCAGGGGTTCTGAGAAGCACTGTACAGGGAACTCAAAAAGTGGGGAAGTCAGAGGAAAAAGTTAATGGAGACAGCATCCACCCCATTTCACGTAGTACTCAAAAGTCTGGACTAGCTGAAGTTCATCATCATAAAAAG AGAAATAAAAGCCAGAAGCAGGCCTCAATCACAAGGAGATGA
- the LOC114416830 gene encoding uncharacterized protein LOC114416830 isoform X1, protein MVELAKESTTMRRVLDPMFVYFDSRQHWAPQKGLAMIILSRMAYFMENSGNQRLILASVIHHLDHKNVMNDPQLKTCVIQVATSLAMQIRSESGLAEIGFVGVLCRHLRKSLQASSEFVGEQELNLNISLQNSIDDCLLEIANGVIDAQPLFDLMAINLENIPSGVVGRATIGSLIILARAVTLALSHLHSQQGFPEALLVQLLKVMLHSDEEARVGAHLIFSILLFPSSFHTNEISSLRSRYLGQHNKRHSHAPSVSASASITALLEKLRRNRNTKAENHVNIVHDQERDIVAEDWKQGCGLKNSPNFYKLTSIIDKATGSPSLTDTEPYVMKLTEDQMAQLLSAFWIQANLPDNLPSNIEAVAHSFILTLIVLRIKVSSSRITGSVGVKKASKGDTIFFYNARNSPGQYDLSRINHLHSSFVPEDVPDAASEKDLGNEFFKQKKFKEARDCYSRSIALSPTAVAYANRAMANIKLRRFQEAEDDCTEALNLDDRYIKAYSRRATARKELGKIKESMDDAEFALRLEPNNQEIKKQYADAKSFYEKDILQKASGVLRSTVQGTQKVGKSEEKVNGDSIHPISRSTQKSGLAEVHHHKKDNERKILVKESLLTEDVDSREIKARSRPQSQGDDGSKGGLSASNSLEQRNHRITKPEMKASVEQLASRAASRAMSEAAKNVTPPTTAYQFEVSWRAFSGDLALQARLLKAISPH, encoded by the exons ATGGTTGAATTAGCCAAGGAAAGCACAACTATGCGTCGTGTGCTGGATCCAATGTTTGTCTACTTTGATTCTAGACAACATTGGGCTCCTCAGAAAGGGTTAGCAATGATAATTTTATCAAGGATGGCCTACTTCATGGAGAACTCAG GGAATCAGCGCTTAATTCTAGCTTCTGTGATACATCATCTGGACCACAAAAATGTCATGAATGATCCTCAACTTAAGACCTGTGTTATTCAGGTTGCCACATCTTTGGCTATGCAAATTAGATCTGAGAGTGGCTTGGCAGAGATTGGTTTTGTTGGTGTCCTTTGCAGACATCTTAGGAAAAGCCTTCAAGCCTCTAGTGAATTTGTTGGAGAGCAAGAATTGAACTTAAATATCTCACTTCAAAATTCCATTGACGATTGCTTACTAGAAATTGCCAATGGG GTAATTGATGCCCAGCCACTTTTTGACTTGATGGCGATAAACCTAGAAAATATTCCATCCGGTGTTGTTGGTAGAGCAACCATTGGATCTCTGATCATCCTTGCTCGTGCAGTCACTTTAGCATTAAGTCACTTACATTCACAGCAG GGATTTCCTGAAGCTCTTCTTGTGCAACTCCTAAAAGTAATGTTGCATTCAGATGAGGAGGCTCGTGTCGGAGCACACCTTatattttccattcttctttttccAAGTTCCTTCCATACGAATGAGATTTCCTCTCTGCGGTCCAGGTATCTAGGTCAACACAACAAAAGGCATTCTCATGCTCCATCTGTGTCTGCATCTGCTTCAATTACAGCTTTACTTGAAAAGCTCCGCAGAAACAGAAACACCAAGGCAGAAAATCATGTGAATATTGTTCATGATCAAGAAAGGGATATTGTGGCAGAAGACTGGAAGCAGGGCTGTGGCTTAAAGAATTCTCCTAACTTTTACAAACTCACTTCTATCATTGATAAGGCTACAGGATCACCAAGTTTGACTGACACA GAGCCATATGTTATGAAACTAACTGAAGATCAAATGGCCCAGCTTCTTTCTGCCTTTTGGATTCAAGCCAATCTTCCTGATAATTTACCTTCAAATATTGAAGCTGTAGCTCATTCATTCATATTGACACTAATTGTCTTACGCATAAAG GTTTCATCTTCTCGAATTACGGGATCTGTGGGTGTGAAGAAGGCATCAAAAGGagataccatttttttttataatgcaaGAAATTCTCCAGGGCAGTATGATTTATCAAGAATTAATCATTTGCATAGTAGTTTTGTTCCTGAAGATGTTCCTGATGCTGCTTCCGAGAAAGATCTG GGTAACGAGTTTTTCAAGCAGAAAAAGTTTAAGGAAGCTAGAGACTGCTATTCAAGGAGCATTGCCTTATCACCAACAGCTGTAGCATATGCAAATAGGGCAATGGCCAATATCAAGCTCAGAAG ATTCCAAGAGGCTGAGGATGACTGCACAGAGGCCTTAAATCTTGATGATCGTTACATAAAAGCATACTCACGAAGAGCAACAGCTAGAAAAGAACttggaaaaattaaagaatcaatGGACG ATGCTGAATTTGCCTTGAGGTTGGAACCAAACAATCAAGAAATCAAGAAACAGTATGCTGATGCTAAGTCTTTCTATGAGAAA GATATTCTTCAGAAAGCATCAGGGGTTCTGAGAAGCACTGTACAGGGAACTCAAAAAGTGGGGAAGTCAGAGGAAAAAGTTAATGGAGACAGCATCCACCCCATTTCACGTAGTACTCAAAAGTCTGGACTAGCTGAAGTTCATCATCATAAAAAG gataATGAACGGAAAATACTTGTTAAAGAATCACTCTTAACAGAGGATGTTGATAGCAGAGAAATAAAAGCCAGAAGCAGGCCTCAATCACAAGGAGATGATGGCTCTAAGGGAGGTTTGAGTGCAAGCAACAGTTTGGAGCAG agaaATCACAGAATTACCAAGCCAGAAATGAAAGCTTCTGTTGAACAGCTTGCTTCTCGCGCTGCTTCTAGAGCCATGTCTGAAGCTGCCAAAAACGTAACACCTCCAACTACAGCTTATCAGTTTGAGGTCTCCTGGAGAGCATTTTCAGGTGATCTTGCTCTGCAGGCTCGTCTATTAAAG GCTATATCTCCCCATTAA
- the LOC114416833 gene encoding myosin-8, whose amino-acid sequence MQRLEEKFSDMETENQVLRQQSLLNSSSKTMSEHLSTHISEKLENGHHVLEDQNNAEAQSVTPVKKFGTESDGKLRRSFIERQHENVDAHALVNCVMKNIGFHHGKPVAAFTIYKCLLHWKSFEAERTSVFDRLIQMIGSAIENQDDNDLMAYWLSNLSALLFLLQQSLKSGGAADATPVKKPPNPTSLFGRMTMGFHSSPSSANLPTPSLDIVRKVEAKYPALLFKQQLTAYVEKIYGILRDNLKKELASMLSLRIQEMGVISWKIPACGNMCVCCPALRSRSRQPVKRYRKLLADIFPKSPIKPRYSFRRKEIRPGEFQV is encoded by the exons ATGCAAAG GCTTGAAGAGAAATTCTCAGATATGGAAACTGAAAACCAGGTTCTTCGGCAACAGTCTCTGCTAAACTCATCTTCAAAAACAATGTCAGAGCACCTTTCTACCCACATATCTGAG AAGTTGGAAAATGGTCACCATGTGCTGGAAGATCAGAACAATGCT GAAGCACAGAGTGTCACACCTGTGAAGAAGTTTGGTACAGAATCTGATGGCAAATTAAGGAGATCCTTCATTGAACGTCAACAT GAGAATGTTGATGCACATGCACTTGTCAACTGTGTTATGAAAAATATTGGTTTCCATCATGGAAAGCCTGTTGCTGCATTTACCATTTACAAATGTCTTCTCCACTGGAAATCATTTGAGGCTGAAAGAACAAGTGTATTTGATCGTCTTATCCAGATGATTGGTTCTGCAATTGAG AATCAAGATGACAATGATCTTATGGCCTATTGGCTGTCAAATTTGTCTGCACTATTGTTTTTGCTCCAGCAAAGTCTAAAATCTGGTGGTGCAGCTGATGCAACTCCTGTAAAGAAACCGCCAAATCCGACATCCCTCTTTGGAAGAATGACTATG GGtttccattcatccccttcTTCTGCCAACCTTCCTACCCCATCATTGGATATTGTACGCAAGGTAGAAGCTAAATATCCTGCTTTGCTTTTCAAGCAACAGCTCACAGCCTATGTGGAGAAAATATACGGTATCCTTCGAGACAACTTAAAGAAAGAATTGGCATCAATGCTTTCGTTACGTATACAG GAAATGGGTGTCATCTCTTGGAAGATCCCAGCATGTGGGAACATGTGTGTTTGCTGTCCAGCTTTGAGGTCAAGATCACGCCAGCCAGTCAAACGATACAGAAAACTGCTTGCTGATATATTCCCTAAGTCCCCT ATAAAACCTCGGTATTCCTTCAGGAGAAAGGAAATACGCCCTGGAGAGTTTCAGgtataa
- the LOC114416830 gene encoding uncharacterized protein LOC114416830 isoform X2 → MVELAKESTTMRRVLDPMFVYFDSRQHWAPQKGLAMIILSRMAYFMENSGNQRLILASVIHHLDHKNVMNDPQLKTCVIQVATSLAMQIRSESGLAEIGFVGVLCRHLRKSLQASSEFVGEQELNLNISLQNSIDDCLLEIANGVIDAQPLFDLMAINLENIPSGVVGRATIGSLIILARAVTLALSHLHSQQGFPEALLVQLLKVMLHSDEEARVGAHLIFSILLFPSSFHTNEISSLRSRYLGQHNKRHSHAPSVSASASITALLEKLRRNRNTKAENHVNIVHDQERDIVAEDWKQGCGLKNSPNFYKLTSIIDKATGSPSLTDTEPYVMKLTEDQMAQLLSAFWIQANLPDNLPSNIEAVAHSFILTLIVLRIKVSSSRITGSVGVKKASKGDTIFFYNARNSPGQYDLSRINHLHSSFVPEDVPDAASEKDLGNEFFKQKKFKEARDCYSRSIALSPTAVAYANRAMANIKLRRFQEAEDDCTEALNLDDRYIKAYSRRATARKELGKIKESMDDAEFALRLEPNNQEIKKQYADAKSFYEKDILQKASGVLRSTVQGTQKVGKSEEKVNGDSIHPISRSTQKSGLAEVHHHKKSTLKFGYVFERIMNGKYLLKNHS, encoded by the exons ATGGTTGAATTAGCCAAGGAAAGCACAACTATGCGTCGTGTGCTGGATCCAATGTTTGTCTACTTTGATTCTAGACAACATTGGGCTCCTCAGAAAGGGTTAGCAATGATAATTTTATCAAGGATGGCCTACTTCATGGAGAACTCAG GGAATCAGCGCTTAATTCTAGCTTCTGTGATACATCATCTGGACCACAAAAATGTCATGAATGATCCTCAACTTAAGACCTGTGTTATTCAGGTTGCCACATCTTTGGCTATGCAAATTAGATCTGAGAGTGGCTTGGCAGAGATTGGTTTTGTTGGTGTCCTTTGCAGACATCTTAGGAAAAGCCTTCAAGCCTCTAGTGAATTTGTTGGAGAGCAAGAATTGAACTTAAATATCTCACTTCAAAATTCCATTGACGATTGCTTACTAGAAATTGCCAATGGG GTAATTGATGCCCAGCCACTTTTTGACTTGATGGCGATAAACCTAGAAAATATTCCATCCGGTGTTGTTGGTAGAGCAACCATTGGATCTCTGATCATCCTTGCTCGTGCAGTCACTTTAGCATTAAGTCACTTACATTCACAGCAG GGATTTCCTGAAGCTCTTCTTGTGCAACTCCTAAAAGTAATGTTGCATTCAGATGAGGAGGCTCGTGTCGGAGCACACCTTatattttccattcttctttttccAAGTTCCTTCCATACGAATGAGATTTCCTCTCTGCGGTCCAGGTATCTAGGTCAACACAACAAAAGGCATTCTCATGCTCCATCTGTGTCTGCATCTGCTTCAATTACAGCTTTACTTGAAAAGCTCCGCAGAAACAGAAACACCAAGGCAGAAAATCATGTGAATATTGTTCATGATCAAGAAAGGGATATTGTGGCAGAAGACTGGAAGCAGGGCTGTGGCTTAAAGAATTCTCCTAACTTTTACAAACTCACTTCTATCATTGATAAGGCTACAGGATCACCAAGTTTGACTGACACA GAGCCATATGTTATGAAACTAACTGAAGATCAAATGGCCCAGCTTCTTTCTGCCTTTTGGATTCAAGCCAATCTTCCTGATAATTTACCTTCAAATATTGAAGCTGTAGCTCATTCATTCATATTGACACTAATTGTCTTACGCATAAAG GTTTCATCTTCTCGAATTACGGGATCTGTGGGTGTGAAGAAGGCATCAAAAGGagataccatttttttttataatgcaaGAAATTCTCCAGGGCAGTATGATTTATCAAGAATTAATCATTTGCATAGTAGTTTTGTTCCTGAAGATGTTCCTGATGCTGCTTCCGAGAAAGATCTG GGTAACGAGTTTTTCAAGCAGAAAAAGTTTAAGGAAGCTAGAGACTGCTATTCAAGGAGCATTGCCTTATCACCAACAGCTGTAGCATATGCAAATAGGGCAATGGCCAATATCAAGCTCAGAAG ATTCCAAGAGGCTGAGGATGACTGCACAGAGGCCTTAAATCTTGATGATCGTTACATAAAAGCATACTCACGAAGAGCAACAGCTAGAAAAGAACttggaaaaattaaagaatcaatGGACG ATGCTGAATTTGCCTTGAGGTTGGAACCAAACAATCAAGAAATCAAGAAACAGTATGCTGATGCTAAGTCTTTCTATGAGAAA GATATTCTTCAGAAAGCATCAGGGGTTCTGAGAAGCACTGTACAGGGAACTCAAAAAGTGGGGAAGTCAGAGGAAAAAGTTAATGGAGACAGCATCCACCCCATTTCACGTAGTACTCAAAAGTCTGGACTAGCTGAAGTTCATCATCATAAAAAG TCCACCCTAAAGTTTGGCtatgtttttgaaaggataATGAACGGAAAATACTTGTTAAAGAATCACTCTTAA
- the LOC114416143 gene encoding uncharacterized protein LOC114416143, producing MGVISRKIFPACGNMCVCCPALRSRSRQPVKRYRKLLADIFPKSPDESPSERKITKLCEYAAKNPFRIPKIAKYLEERCYKELRYEHIKLVNIIAESFNKLLSICKVQIAYFAVDVLNVILELLSYSKDETIQTLGCQCLSKFIYCQMDATYTHNIEKLVPKVCMLSREHGEACEKRCLRASSLQCLSAMVWFMAEFSHIFVDFDEMEISGNSNHPRFWNQRLILASVIHHLDHKNVMNDPQLKTCVIQVATSLAMQIRSESGLAEIGFVGVLCRHLRKSLQASSEFVGEQELNLNISLQNSIDDCLLEIANGVIDAQPLFDLMAINLENIPSGVVGRATIGSLIILARAVTLALSHLHSEQGFPEALLVQLLKVMLHSDVEARVGAHLIFSILLFRSSFHTNEISSLRSRYLGQHNKRHSHAPSVSASASITALLEKLRRNRNTKAENHVNIVHDQERDIVAEDWKQGCGLKNSPNFYKLTSIIDKATGSPSLTDTEPYVMKLTEDQMAQLLSAFWIQAEIGSCEIGSNILC from the exons ATGGGTGTCATCTCTCGGAAGATCTTCCCAGCATGTGGGAACATGTGTGTTTGCTGTCCAGCTTTGAGGTCAAGATCACGCCAGCCAGTCAAACGATACAGAAAACTGCTTGCTGATATATTCCCTAAGTCCCCT GATGAGTCTCCAAGTGAAAGGAAGATTACCAAATTATGTGAATATGCTGCAAAAAACCCTTTCCGGATTCCAAag ATAGCAAAATATCTTGAAGAAAGGTGCTACAAAGAACTCAGATATGAGCACATCAAACTGGTCAATATCATAGCAGAATCCTTCAACAAGTTGCTTTCCATTTGTAAGGTGCAGAT AGCGTATTTTGCTGTTGATGTGCTTAATGTAATTTTGGAGCTCTTGAGCTATTCTAAGGATGAGACCATTCAGACACTTGGTTGCCAGTGCTTATCAAAGTTCATCTACTGTCAG atggATGCTACTTATACTCATAACATTGAAAAGTTGGTGCCGAAAGTGTGCATGCTATCACGGGAACATGGTGAAGCATGTGAAAAGCGCTGCTTGAGGGCATCAAGCTTGCAATGCCTTTCAGCAATG GTTTGGTTTATGGCCGAATTTTCACATATTTTTGTAGATTTTGATGAG atggAAATATCTGGGAATTCAAATCATCCAAGGTTTT GGAATCAGCGCTTAATTCTAGCTTCTGTGATACATCATCTGGACCACAAAAATGTCATGAATGATCCTCAACTTAAGACCTGTGTTATTCAGGTTGCCACATCTTTGGCTATGCAAATTAGATCTGAGAGTGGCTTGGCAGAGATTGGTTTTGTTGGTGTCCTTTGCAGACATCTTAGGAAAAGCCTTCAAGCCTCTAGTGAATTTGTTGGAGAGCAAGAATTGAACTTAAATATCTCACTTCAAAATTCCATTGACGATTGCTTACTAGAAATTGCCAATGGG GTAATTGATGCCCAGCCACTTTTTGACTTGATGGCGATAAACCTAGAAAATATTCCATCCGGTGTTGTTGGTAGAGCAACCATTGGATCTCTGATCATCCTTGCTCGTGCAGTCACTTTAGCATTAAGTCACTTACATTCAGAGCAG GGATTTCCTGAAGCTCTTCTTGTGCAACTCCTAAAAGTAATGTTGCATTCAGATGTGGAGGCTCGTGTCGGAGCACACCTTatattttccattcttctttttcgAAGTTCCTTCCATACGAATGAGATTTCCTCTCTGCGGTCCAGATATCTAGGTCAACACAACAAAAGGCATTCTCATGCTCCATCTGTGTCTGCATCTGCTTCAATTACAGCTTTACTTGAAAAGCTCCGCAGAAACAGAAACACCAAGGCAGAAAATCATGTGAATATTGTTCATGATCAAGAAAGGGATATTGTGGCAGAAGACTGGAAGCAGGGCTGTGGCTTAAAGAATTCTCCTAACTTTTACAAACTCACTTCTATCATTGATAAGGCTACAGGATCACCAAGTTTGACTGACACA GAACCATATGTTATGAAACTAACTGAAGATCAAATGGCCCAGCTGCTTTCTGCCTTTTGGATTCAAGCTGAAATAGGAAGTTGTGAAATAGGAAGTAATATTCTATGTTGA